In Mongoliitalea daihaiensis, one DNA window encodes the following:
- a CDS encoding outer membrane beta-barrel protein, which yields MKISTTIKFLFVFLFIYSFDVQAQRPGGGQVPILKGKVIEGATKEGMIGANVLIKTVTDSLLTSTVTGVDGSFEIERPRIPSVKIEITFLGYQKITKIHERGQALDLGTLSLVEDSKLLGEVVIQGQIPVGEVKGDTTSFNANAFKTRENADAEDLIRKIPGVTIQNGEIQAKGERVEKVIVDGREFFGSDPFLALRNLPADVIDRVEILDQRSDQSRLTGFDDGNFSRTINIVTRPDRRNGQFGRVYAGYGTNGRYSAGGNFNMFKGTKRVSIIGLFNNINQQNFSSQDLVGVGGGGGGRPGGGGGRPGGGGNSNFLIGQDQGIITTNSLGLNYSDKFGEKMNFSGSYFFNSTNNNLFRLTNREIVLSETNRQFYEESLLNTIRNNNHRINARIEYDIDPKNALIITPSINFQNNSTFNDRDAINLSGVLNPLSATRSLSDATTEGYNISNNLVYRYKFEKKGRTLSTTVFTSWNQRDQFSELIAANRDFIRNISDTLNQETIGLSDGFNYRATIQFTEALSEKSLLTASYQVGNNKTSADQQTFALLPELGIMVLDTALSNVFENRFIIQRPSVGYSYNYKKWNVNANLDYQYAIQDNEALFPVDRVFNQTFSNFLPGMNVSYRNMQSGLSFRMRYRTNTQEPSVNQLQNVINNQNQLQLSIGNPDLGQAFSHNIFTNISKINLEKSRTFFTFAFLSFTENFIGNTTFIAQTDTLINGDVLLRPGTQLTRPENLSGQFRSRIFMTYGAPIKGIKTQFNTNTSVSYNRTPGIINGQKNFNDNIDLGQGVTFTSNISKDVDFTLQTTGTYTIVNSSLQQNLNNNFYVQSSNIRFYYSPNGGKLFISNTAQNNLFRGLSADLDQSVWLWNIEAGMRFAKNNKAELKVTIFDLLNQNNAIARNVTDVAIEDTFTRVLNRFALLTFSYNIGNFRPQEPAQGGPGGMMRGGSWGGGSRTW from the coding sequence ATGAAAATTTCTACCACTATTAAATTTTTGTTCGTGTTTTTGTTCATCTATTCTTTTGATGTTCAAGCACAAAGACCTGGAGGCGGTCAAGTCCCGATATTAAAAGGGAAGGTCATCGAAGGAGCCACAAAAGAAGGAATGATCGGGGCAAACGTCCTTATTAAAACGGTTACAGATTCTTTACTTACATCCACAGTCACAGGAGTAGATGGGTCTTTTGAGATCGAGCGCCCAAGAATCCCCTCTGTAAAGATTGAAATCACCTTCCTCGGCTATCAAAAAATCACTAAAATCCACGAAAGAGGTCAAGCCTTGGATTTGGGCACCCTTTCCCTCGTAGAAGACTCCAAGCTTTTGGGAGAAGTCGTCATTCAAGGCCAAATCCCTGTAGGAGAAGTAAAAGGAGATACCACCTCTTTTAATGCAAATGCTTTCAAGACCAGAGAAAATGCCGATGCAGAAGATCTTATCCGTAAAATACCGGGTGTAACCATCCAAAATGGTGAAATCCAAGCAAAAGGAGAGCGTGTAGAGAAAGTTATTGTAGATGGGAGAGAGTTTTTTGGCTCAGATCCATTTTTAGCATTAAGAAACCTGCCTGCCGATGTAATCGACCGAGTAGAAATCTTAGATCAACGTTCAGATCAGTCCAGATTGACCGGATTTGACGATGGTAATTTCTCTAGGACAATCAACATTGTAACCAGACCTGACCGAAGAAATGGTCAGTTTGGACGCGTCTACGCGGGTTACGGAACCAACGGCAGATATTCAGCTGGAGGAAATTTCAATATGTTTAAAGGAACCAAACGTGTTTCCATCATTGGTTTATTCAATAATATCAATCAACAAAACTTCTCTTCCCAAGATTTGGTAGGTGTTGGTGGCGGAGGTGGTGGTCGCCCAGGTGGTGGCGGCGGTCGTCCGGGCGGTGGAGGAAATTCTAATTTCCTTATTGGACAGGATCAGGGTATCATTACGACCAATAGTTTGGGATTAAACTACTCTGATAAGTTTGGCGAAAAGATGAATTTTTCAGGCAGTTATTTCTTTAACTCTACCAACAACAATTTATTTAGACTTACCAATAGAGAAATTGTCCTTTCTGAAACCAATAGACAGTTTTATGAAGAAAGTTTACTGAATACCATTCGTAATAATAACCACCGAATCAATGCTCGAATCGAATATGATATCGATCCAAAAAATGCATTGATCATCACTCCTTCAATCAATTTCCAGAATAATTCCACTTTCAATGATCGGGATGCCATCAACTTATCGGGGGTTTTAAATCCCTTGAGTGCTACTAGATCCCTGTCAGATGCTACAACAGAAGGTTACAATATTTCAAATAACTTGGTCTACAGGTATAAGTTTGAGAAAAAAGGAAGAACACTTTCGACAACTGTCTTCACATCATGGAATCAGCGGGATCAATTTTCCGAGCTGATTGCAGCCAACAGAGACTTTATCCGAAACATTAGTGATACCTTAAATCAAGAGACCATTGGACTTTCAGATGGATTCAACTACCGAGCAACTATACAGTTTACGGAAGCCCTGAGCGAAAAATCATTATTGACAGCTTCCTATCAGGTAGGCAATAACAAAACATCAGCAGATCAGCAGACTTTTGCCCTGTTACCAGAATTAGGTATCATGGTACTTGACACAGCCTTGAGCAACGTCTTTGAGAATAGATTTATCATTCAGCGCCCAAGTGTTGGCTATAGCTACAACTATAAGAAATGGAATGTGAATGCTAACTTGGACTATCAGTATGCCATCCAAGACAATGAGGCATTGTTTCCAGTAGATCGTGTCTTCAATCAAACATTCAGCAATTTCTTGCCAGGGATGAATGTGTCTTACAGAAACATGCAATCTGGGCTGTCCTTTAGAATGCGATATAGAACAAATACACAGGAGCCTTCGGTCAATCAGCTACAAAACGTTATCAACAACCAAAATCAGCTACAGCTTTCGATAGGTAATCCGGATTTGGGTCAAGCGTTTAGCCATAACATCTTCACCAATATTTCAAAAATCAACCTGGAGAAATCAAGAACCTTCTTCACATTTGCTTTCCTTTCCTTCACAGAAAACTTTATAGGGAATACTACCTTTATCGCCCAAACAGACACCTTGATCAACGGAGATGTATTATTGAGGCCAGGAACCCAGTTGACTAGACCTGAAAACCTTTCCGGACAATTCAGATCTAGAATATTTATGACCTATGGTGCCCCTATCAAAGGAATCAAAACCCAGTTTAATACCAATACCAGTGTATCCTACAACAGAACGCCCGGTATTATCAACGGTCAGAAAAACTTCAACGACAATATTGATTTGGGACAAGGAGTTACATTTACAAGTAACATCTCCAAGGATGTAGACTTTACATTGCAGACCACGGGTACTTACACAATTGTAAACAGCAGCTTACAACAGAATTTGAACAATAATTTCTACGTTCAAAGTTCTAATATTCGCTTCTATTATTCTCCAAATGGTGGAAAGTTATTTATTTCCAATACCGCTCAAAACAATTTATTTAGAGGTTTATCAGCAGACTTGGATCAATCTGTTTGGTTATGGAACATTGAGGCTGGTATGCGATTTGCAAAAAATAACAAGGCAGAATTGAAAGTCACCATATTTGACTTATTGAACCAAAACAATGCCATTGCTAGAAATGTAACCGATGTAGCTATTGAAGATACGTTTACTCGAGTATTAAATAGATTCGCATTGCTGACCTTTTCATACAATATCGGCAACTTTAGACCACAGGAGCCAGCGCAAGGTGGACCGGGTGGGATGATGCGTGGCGGATCTTGGGGCGGAGGAAGCAGAACTTGGTAA
- a CDS encoding fasciclin domain-containing protein, whose translation MKTITFVKSALFTFCLLTAGLAFGQKEKTVEVGGAPMYPSKNIVANAVNSKDHTTLVAAVQAAGLVETLQSSGPFTVFAPTNAAFEKLPAGTVETLVKPENKGTLTGILTYHVVAGKMGAKEISEAIKKGNGKATLTTVQGGKLTAWMEGKILYISDENGGKAKVTIADVFQSNGVIHVIDTVVLPKG comes from the coding sequence ATGAAAACAATCACATTTGTAAAATCCGCATTATTTACATTTTGCTTGCTAACAGCAGGTCTAGCTTTCGGTCAAAAAGAAAAAACAGTAGAGGTCGGTGGTGCTCCTATGTATCCATCCAAAAACATTGTAGCAAATGCAGTGAACTCGAAAGATCACACAACCTTAGTAGCGGCTGTTCAGGCGGCAGGTTTAGTGGAGACCTTGCAGTCTTCGGGTCCATTCACAGTATTTGCTCCAACCAATGCTGCTTTCGAAAAATTGCCCGCAGGTACAGTTGAGACTTTGGTAAAGCCAGAGAATAAGGGAACCTTAACGGGTATTTTGACCTATCATGTTGTAGCGGGAAAAATGGGAGCGAAAGAGATTTCAGAGGCTATCAAAAAAGGGAATGGCAAAGCTACGTTGACTACGGTACAGGGTGGAAAATTGACTGCTTGGATGGAAGGAAAGATACTCTACATTTCAGATGAAAATGGAGGAAAAGCTAAAGTTACGATTGCAGATGTATTCCAATCCAATGGTGTTATTCACGTAATTGATACTGTTGTTTTGCCAAAAGGTTGA